The genomic window AGCACAATTCGCAGAAGAAATTAAGAACGGTACTGTGGTTTTCAAGGCAATTGACATTTCCAAACCGGAGAATGAAAAGATTGCCGAGAAATACGAGGTTACATGGTCTTCCTTGTTCATCAGCAAGTGGATAGACGGGAAAGAAACCTATGAGAACCTTACCGAATATGCCTTTGCCAATGCTCGTAAGAACCCAGATGCATTCAAAAGCGAGATAAATAGTAAAATCCGAACCGCCTTGAAATAATCATATATGGACTGGCTACAGACTTTATTGGATAGCAGCACAACACCGACACTGACGGCATTCCTGTTAGGATTACTTACAGCGGTATCGCCTTGTCCGTTGGCTACAAATATAGCGGCAATCGGTTTTATAAGCAAAGACATCAAGAACAGGCAACGCATCTTTCGTAACGGTCTTTTATACACCTTGGGTCGTGTCATCGCCTATACCGTATTAGGTGTCATCTTGATTCTTATACTGAAAGAAGGGGCAAGTCTGTTCGGTATCCAGAAATTCATAGGCAAATATGGAGAATTGATTCTCGGTCCGGCATTACTTCTGACCGGGATGTTCATTCTATTCGGTAACAAACTCAAATTGCCCTCTTTCGGATTCAAAGGTAATGGTGAAAGCCTGGCACGAAAGGGTGGTTGGGGAGCATTGGCTCTTGGAATGCTGTTCGCTATGGCATTCTGCCCTACAAGCGGTGTGTTCTATTTCGGTATGCTGATACCGATGTCTGCCACAGCAACGATGGGTTATCTGTTGCCGATATTGTTTGCCATTGCTACGGCATTGCCTGTTTTGGTGGTCGCTTGGATATTGGCGTTCAGTGTCCAGCACATCGGCAGTTTCTACGGCAAGATGCAGACCGTACAGAAATGGCTGAATGGAATTGTTGGTTGCCTGTTCGTAGGAATAGGAGTATATTATTGTATCGTAATGTTTTAATTAACCAAGGATGCAATGAACACTTTGATAGAAACATTAAAATACTTCGTGTTTATCACGGCAGAATTGATAGCACTGTTCCTGCTGATCAGTGCGGTTGTCGAAATAATACTGATGTATATTCCGCAAGACAAAATCAAGCAATGGCTTTCTGGACGTGGAATCTTAGGCAATGTCATGGCAGCAGGATTCGGGGCACTCACCCCATTTTGCGCCTGTTCCACCATTCCGATGACAGTCGGTTTCCTCAATGCCGGAGTTCCTTTTGGAAGTACCATGTCATTCCTTATAGCTTCTCCGCTGCTCAATCCTATAATAATAGGAATGTTGGGGGCAATGGTCGGTGTAAAGGCGATGCTTGCATATTTCATTATTGCTTTCGCCGCCTCGGTCCTGTTCGGTGTGGTATTGGAAAAAATGGGGATGCAGAAGTATGTGAAAAACGTACGTCTCCGTAACGAACATAACGTAGGCAGTGAGGACAAAAGACAATGGACTATAAAGCGTAAACTGAGAGAAGCATTCGTTTCGGCTTGGGACAGTCTGCGCCCTATTTTAGGTTACTTGTTAATTGGAGTCGCACTCGGAGCAGGGATATACGGCTATATGCCACAAGATTTTGTGCTGAAGATAGCCGGACCAGACAATCTGTTTGCCATTCCTATCGCAGCCGTATTGGGCATACCGTTGTATATCCGTGCTGAAACGGCAATCCCTATCGGGGTCGCACTGATGGCTAAGGGTATGAGCATCGGCACTGTGATAGCGTTGGTTATTGGCGGTGCAGGTATGGCAATTCCGGAAATGACAATGCTTGCAAGCATTTTCCGTAAGAAATTGGTCGCAACGATTGTCGTTGTAATATTCCTTACGGCTGTAATTACAGGTTATTTATTTAACATATTATTGTAAGACAATTAAATATCAAAAGAATATGGAAACAAAAAAAGAAAACAAAAAAGGATTCTGGGCTTCATTATTCTCTCCGAAGCCTTGCTCGTGTTCATGTGGCAGTAATCTGATAATAGAAGAGCCCGAAAAACCAGAAACGTCTTGTTGCTGCGGAGATAAGTCATCTGCAAATAATTCAGGGGTAACGGAAATCAAGATATTGGGACCGGGGTGCGCCAAATGCAAATCAACCTATCAAGTTATTGAGAGAGTGGTCAGCGAAAACAAACTTGATGTGAAGCTTACGAAAATAGAGGACATTGCCGAAATAATGAGCTACAACATTATGGCAACTCCTGCGGTTGTAGTGGACGGTACTGTCAAAATAAAGGGACATGTTCCGTCTGAAAGTGAAGTAAAACAACTGTTGGGAATTTAATCTGTCTTGTATGGAGTTAAAAAAGGAGTTGAAAATTCTGTTATGGATTGTCGCTGTTTTTGTGGCAGTATTCTTTCTGCCACTTGACAGCGAACGGTTCATGACAGCCGTCACTGCAACGCTTGACCTTGCGAAGTGGTATGCAAGGGAGCACGTGGTTTTGTGCTTGCTGCCAGCCTTCTTCATTGC from Parabacteroides distasonis ATCC 8503 includes these protein-coding regions:
- a CDS encoding nitrophenyl compound nitroreductase subunit ArsF family protein, yielding MNKLILAFVVCFGLTACGNNDAKKNDTVKVEQTQSQEVNNRVEILYFHGKQRCATCMAIEKNAKEVIEAQFAEEIKNGTVVFKAIDISKPENEKIAEKYEVTWSSLFISKWIDGKETYENLTEYAFANARKNPDAFKSEINSKIRTALK
- a CDS encoding aromatic aminobenezylarsenical efflux permease ArsG family transporter, translated to MDWLQTLLDSSTTPTLTAFLLGLLTAVSPCPLATNIAAIGFISKDIKNRQRIFRNGLLYTLGRVIAYTVLGVILILILKEGASLFGIQKFIGKYGELILGPALLLTGMFILFGNKLKLPSFGFKGNGESLARKGGWGALALGMLFAMAFCPTSGVFYFGMLIPMSATATMGYLLPILFAIATALPVLVVAWILAFSVQHIGSFYGKMQTVQKWLNGIVGCLFVGIGVYYCIVMF
- a CDS encoding permease → MNTLIETLKYFVFITAELIALFLLISAVVEIILMYIPQDKIKQWLSGRGILGNVMAAGFGALTPFCACSTIPMTVGFLNAGVPFGSTMSFLIASPLLNPIIIGMLGAMVGVKAMLAYFIIAFAASVLFGVVLEKMGMQKYVKNVRLRNEHNVGSEDKRQWTIKRKLREAFVSAWDSLRPILGYLLIGVALGAGIYGYMPQDFVLKIAGPDNLFAIPIAAVLGIPLYIRAETAIPIGVALMAKGMSIGTVIALVIGGAGMAIPEMTMLASIFRKKLVATIVVVIFLTAVITGYLFNILL
- a CDS encoding thioredoxin family protein, giving the protein MKILGPGCAKCKSTYQVIERVVSENKLDVKLTKIEDIAEIMSYNIMATPAVVVDGTVKIKGHVPSESEVKQLLGI